One window of the Rhipicephalus microplus isolate Deutch F79 chromosome 2, USDA_Rmic, whole genome shotgun sequence genome contains the following:
- the LOC119185894 gene encoding uncharacterized protein LOC119185894, with protein sequence MSSALTSLVPSRTALRIAAPSPRYRRNLDPLLERRNVLCSVCTPVSSNRSPADRIEKHDQEADIAPGPLVVTAQRVSVADPTVPYSYEEMVILGGRPKQFSNNLFSIALTFSPMVWMLIVTSLLACGLLHYIIERALRSGSEKSRHLGYFIWHFVTSVLSETVPCWSKPNPVSQRVVTCFWLISVILVTTFFTAFMKASLLVKQDVERIWDIEDLAREEKIKPVLLRGSGFYQAIKFTHVEAFQKVYRRLVEQGGALPAAELFSLSTLQDIQAERAAMLFTRVAINRRLHRHCPMLHGEFYYARHPVTQVPMAMFVRKGLPRAVRRTLDAKLGQMREGGLLDKWLAEISAPGCESVVAQASSSETDSDKGEASASLEHSLATFLLLGLGISLATVVLLLENLAHFLDARKLHAERLRRRWIKAAPR encoded by the exons ATGTCAAGCGCACTCACAAGTCTGGTACCATCGCGGACGGCACTCAGGATAGCCGCTCCGAGTCCCAGATACCGGAGAAAtctcgaccctcttctagagcGTCGAAATGTGCTGTGTAGTGTGTGTACTCCAGTTTCCTCGAACAGATCCCCGGCGGaccgaatcgaaaaacacgaccag gAGGCAGACATCGCTCCCGGGCCATTGGTGGTGACTGCCCAGCGCGTGTCAGTGGCCGACCCAACAGTACCCTACTCGTACGAGGAGATGGTCATCCTAGGAGGGAGGCCCAAGCAATTCAGCAACAACCTCTTCAGCATCGCGCTCACGTTTTCACCGATG GTCTGGATGTTGATCGTTACCAGCCTTCTGGCTTGTGGTTTGCTACATTACATCATCGAAAGAGCCTTGAGATCCGGCTCAGAGAAATCTCGCCACCTGGGATACTTCATCTGGCATTTCGTCACCAGCGTTCTTTCGGAGA CCGTGCCCTGCTGGAGCAAGCCGAACCCCGTCAGCCAGCGTGTCGTGACGTGCTTTTGGCTGATAAGCGTCATCCTGGTCACCACTTTCTTTACGGCGTTCATGAAAGCCAGTCTTCTGGTCAAGCAAGATGTCGAACGAATCTGGGACATAGAAGACCTCGCACGGGAGGAGAAGATAAAACCGGTGTTGCTGCGTGGGTCTGGATTCTACCAGGCCATAAAG TTCACACACGTGGAGGCGTTCCAGAAGGTCTACCGACGTCTGGTGGAGCAGGGTGGCGCACTGCCTGCCGCAGAGCTGTTCAGCTTGTCGACGCTGCAAGATATCCAAGCCGAGCGTGCAGCAATGCTCTTCACACGTGTGGCCATCAATCGACGGCTTCACCGTCACTGCCCGATGCTGCACGGCGAGTTCTACTATGCCCGGCATCCGGTCACTCAGGTGCCTATGGCCATGTTCGTGCGGAAGGGACTGCCCAGGGCCGTACGACGTACGCTGGACGCCAA GCTAGGCCAGATGCGTGAGGGTGGCCTGCTGGACAAGTGGCTGGCCGAGATCTCCGCTCCGGGCTGTGAGTCCGTCGTGGCGCAAGCGTCGTCATCGGAGACGGACTCAGACAAGGGAGAGGCATCCGCCAGCCTGGAACACTCCCTTGCAACGTTTCTCTTGCTAGGCCTCGGCATAAGTCTCGCCACCGTAGTGTTGCTCCTCGAGAACCTCGCCCACTTCCTGGATGCTAGAAAGCTGCATGCGGAGAGGTTGCGGCGGCGCTGGATAAAGGCTGCACCGCGCTAG